A stretch of Geomonas oryzisoli DNA encodes these proteins:
- a CDS encoding hybrid sensor histidine kinase/response regulator, with protein MANRYLEIFCREAEEHLASLQSGLLVLEKNPARTDLLHELLRNAHTLKGSARMVGLADISAITHTMEEQLKGMERGERKVDAQAIDLLLRGADAVALITSALMRGEAPELDVERFVAEYDRGELGQHLTPEPREAQPEAISDTVRADVKTLDQLVNLVGELIINKKRLESKLDRLKEVTYALPAEHAAPLAEFRGDLEEDVLYLDYLIQELHGKAMGLRMLPLRTISDGLERLVRDLAQQLGREVQFQIVGQAIEMDRVLLEGLKPILIHLLTNALSHGIESPEVRAAAGKPRRGTVLLSARHQGNSVLVEVRDDGRGMNPAGIKAAAVSRGVIDHREADGLSDEEALYLTFRPGFSTAEIVTDVSGRGVGMDVVKKNIERVKGGVTLASEFGSFTQVTLQLPLTLSVLDALIVACGGETFAIPTTYLQEIVKVRASEIDTLGSGEVIKVRGATTPLYSLSGMLGLSARRETGDLPLSAVVLKHCDQRIACVVEAHLGYSEVVVKGLGKQFRNVRFLFGATILGDGNPALILNVPDLFESGRGVQRTPLSAEEVQAAQRRLKVLVVDDSITTRTMEQSILVSQGYAVVTAVSGEDALEKSAEERFDLVISDVEMPGINGFELTRALRASEQYRETPIIIVSSLSRDEDKRQALQAGAQAYIVKGAFDQGLLLETVQMLIG; from the coding sequence ATGGCGAACCGTTACCTGGAGATCTTCTGCCGGGAGGCGGAGGAACATCTGGCCTCGCTGCAAAGCGGCCTCCTGGTGCTGGAGAAGAACCCCGCCCGGACCGACCTGCTGCACGAGCTGCTGAGAAACGCCCACACCCTGAAGGGGTCGGCGCGCATGGTGGGGCTTGCCGACATCAGCGCCATCACCCATACCATGGAGGAGCAGTTAAAGGGTATGGAGCGCGGCGAGCGCAAGGTGGACGCGCAGGCCATCGACCTCTTGCTGCGCGGCGCCGACGCGGTGGCACTGATCACCTCCGCCCTGATGCGCGGGGAGGCGCCGGAGCTGGACGTGGAGCGCTTCGTCGCGGAATACGACCGGGGCGAGCTGGGGCAGCACCTCACCCCGGAGCCCAGGGAGGCCCAGCCCGAGGCGATCTCGGATACGGTGCGGGCGGACGTGAAGACCCTGGACCAGCTGGTGAACCTGGTCGGGGAGCTCATCATCAACAAGAAGCGCCTGGAGTCGAAACTGGACCGCCTCAAAGAGGTGACCTACGCGCTCCCCGCCGAGCACGCCGCCCCGCTCGCCGAGTTCCGGGGCGATCTGGAGGAGGACGTCCTCTACCTCGACTACCTGATCCAGGAGCTGCACGGCAAGGCGATGGGGCTGCGCATGCTCCCCTTGCGCACCATCTCCGACGGGCTGGAGCGCCTGGTTCGGGACCTGGCCCAGCAGTTGGGGCGCGAGGTGCAGTTCCAGATCGTAGGGCAGGCCATCGAGATGGACCGCGTGCTCCTGGAGGGGCTCAAACCGATCCTGATCCACCTTTTGACCAACGCCCTCAGCCACGGCATCGAAAGCCCCGAGGTGCGCGCCGCCGCCGGGAAACCCCGGCGCGGCACGGTGCTCCTTTCGGCCCGCCACCAGGGGAACTCGGTCCTGGTCGAGGTGCGCGACGACGGACGCGGCATGAACCCCGCCGGCATCAAGGCGGCCGCGGTGTCGCGGGGGGTGATCGATCACCGCGAGGCGGACGGGCTTTCCGACGAGGAGGCCCTCTACCTGACCTTCCGTCCCGGCTTCTCCACCGCCGAGATCGTCACCGACGTCTCCGGGCGCGGGGTGGGCATGGACGTGGTGAAGAAGAACATCGAGCGGGTCAAGGGGGGCGTGACCCTGGCCAGCGAGTTCGGCAGCTTCACCCAGGTCACCCTGCAGCTGCCGCTCACCCTCTCGGTGCTCGATGCGCTCATCGTCGCCTGCGGCGGCGAGACCTTCGCCATCCCCACCACCTACCTGCAGGAGATCGTCAAGGTGCGCGCCAGCGAAATCGACACGCTGGGCAGCGGCGAGGTGATCAAGGTGCGCGGCGCGACCACGCCGCTGTACAGCCTGTCCGGCATGCTGGGGCTATCCGCACGCCGCGAGACCGGCGACCTGCCGCTGTCGGCCGTGGTGCTCAAGCACTGCGACCAGCGCATCGCCTGCGTCGTCGAGGCCCACCTGGGCTACAGCGAGGTGGTGGTCAAGGGACTGGGGAAGCAGTTCCGAAACGTCCGGTTCCTGTTCGGCGCCACCATCCTCGGGGACGGCAACCCCGCCCTGATCCTGAACGTCCCGGACCTGTTCGAGTCCGGGCGCGGCGTGCAGCGCACCCCGCTGTCGGCCGAAGAGGTACAGGCGGCCCAGCGCCGCCTCAAGGTGCTGGTGGTGGACGACTCCATCACCACCCGCACCATGGAGCAGAGCATCCTGGTCAGCCAGGGGTACGCGGTGGTAACCGCCGTCTCCGGGGAAGACGCACTCGAGAAAAGCGCCGAGGAGCGTTTCGACCTGGTCATCTCGGACGTCGAGATGCCGGGGATCAACGGCTTCGAGCTGACCAGGGCGCTCAGGGCCTCCGAGCAGTACCGGGAAACGCCGATCATCATCGTTTCCTCGCTGTCGCGTGACGAGGACAAGCGCCAGGCACTGCAGGCGGGCGCCCAGGCCTACATCGTCAAGGGGGCCTTCGACCAGGGGCTGCTGCTGGAAACGGTTCAGATGCTGATCGGATGA